The Oryza brachyantha chromosome 6, ObraRS2, whole genome shotgun sequence region CATAGTTGTGCTTTATCCCATGACATATTCGGGTTACTCCATTCAATCCATGCCATACGCTTTTCAATTGTATCAATGCGTGGAAAAGCATAAAAATCATTGCCACTGACCAGCACAGTTGGCtctgaggaaaaaaaaaagttgaaaagtCTAAAGAAAAAAGGCAGTGCAACAAGTACAGCCCAAAAGAAGCTTACCATTAATATCTCCGTCACTTATTGTTACAGCAGCAATTGTTGTCATGGGATTTGAGCTATCCCTTCGGTGGTCTGTGTTTAAATTGGAAAGTtccttaaaaaagtaaatgTGGAAAGCATAACTACTAGAATACTATATGTGAAATGAAATATTAATCACCTTCCATTATGGTTACAAAACGACAGAAGTGAGGATCAAAGACACCATCCACGTAACGTACTACTGATCCAGTATAATCAGGTGTTAGAGGTTGTGCCGAGGTATCTGAAAGATCAACAAGGAAAAGATATTGAAATATATCAGTTACCAGAAATGCTTTCAAGGAACCATTCATATGAAGCCCTTTTTAGCAATCATGAGTTCATGAGTAGCGATTGAAAGACTAAAAAGATACATCGAATCAACCTTTCGAAAATGAAAGCAGCATTActatacaaaaaataaaatcaaagatAGGCTTCTTTCTAAACCATTTGCTCATGCATTTGATCATATGGATCTCAACTTCCATGGTGCATTGCAAATCAATAGCAGAAGAAAGCTTAACTTCACCTGGATCAAATTTATGTCTGCGCCTCACAAAATGGAAAGGTTAGAAGTATATTACTCAGTTTTTTCCACTAAATTATACCATTTCTGATCCATTTCCCTCAAAGCGACTACTATTATATCCTCTATAGGAAGGCAATGAAGCAATGTGCCTGGTGTGGCGGTGTGAACCCACAACTCAGAACCAGTGCAGTCAGCAGTCGCTGTGCAACATCAAAACAGCAACTGTGCCAGACCTGCACACCATAGTATGCTTTTCAGCTTATAAGAGACAACCaaactttgaattttaaaccttaattttggaatttattcatcgtattttattttttatcgttgGCTTTTATAAATCATTAGGCCCACGCATGAcccatatatataagttttaccAACGAATTATCTTTTTTGTCGTTGATAAACCATTACAGCTCAATCAGCTGGTCCGTTGACTTAGCATCGGAAGGCCCAAACACGGTGCTACAGTTAACCCAAATCAGCTACAATGCGAGATTGAGTCGTCGAGTCCAGCAGCTATTAGCCACAGTAATAAAGTACGGTACGCAGCAATGCGCAGCTTGTTCGCTGTACCTCCGATAGTCTGCTTGTAGAGGCGCTGGTCGCTGTAGTTGGAGAAGACGACCACATCGCCTTGCACAGCGAACGCCCCGCCGCCATACTCCTGCGCCAGGGACCTCACCGCGAACCCCTGCGGCGTCACATCCAGAGCATTGCCGCCCGGCTCCGCCGCTTCCTTCACTAGGACCGCTCGTCTgaaggaaaaggagggagagagagagagagagagacaaaaATACAGCATCAGGAGGAGCACACTGACGAGACGACGAacggcgccgcgcgcgggcgcggtaGAAGGGGAAGGGGGGGAGAGGGGGTGGACTGCGTGCGTCGCGTACCCTCCTTCCTCGGGGCGCGTCTCGACCCAGAGgaggcggccgtcgccggcgacggcgagccccTCGACGGTCTtcccggcggcggagacggcggcggcgctgatcGGCGACTCCCATGACCCGTacggcgccgccaccttctCGGGTCCGGACGCCTGCGAGTGCATCGTGAcagtgcgtgcgtgcggcTGCGGCGCGGGGTGGAGGAGAGGCGAGGTGAGCGGCGGAGCAGTCAAAAGTCGCCGCCGTTCAGTCGTCACTGGTCAGTACTCAGCACTCACATGTCCAACTCGTGCACCGTTAAAAGGAGTATCTTCTCGAAAGGTAataattaacttattttgtgaTAAGAGATTTGTAACCGAACTCATATAATAAACACATAGCTTACGTGTTATAGATCATGagtgacaaatttattaacatcTTAAAGAGcgacgaatagttaaatgccCCTCTCAAAAATGAATGAGCGATCAAAGAATTTACCATCAAATTCACatgtcttaatttttttatcacctAATCCGCATGTCCTATATAATGTACCATTATAACTTCCGATCAGTCCATTCATTTTATAGTGcacaaacttattttattaattgaaCAAATCTAGTGTCTCAAATCATCTTTATCAAATCCGACTATCCATATTCCACCTacctttcttttgtttatcgGCTTCCCAAATCATACGCGTATTTCATCTATTATTCTCACATCAAATCTgacagttaaatatagatttaaaatttagcggTGTCATAAAAAAGCTGAAAGAAGTATTACAAATACCaccacataaaaaaaagcctccgctattatatatttattatctaaacgtgtgtatatattatacaggtatatatttcataatttaatttatacatgatctattttttatttaccatCGTTGTTTTCattctatatttgaccatttgtgtttaaatatataaatatttattatttccaCTGGGCTTTTACGTCGTAAGTATgtttatatttcataatttaatttctaactaatatgtttttatttaaagccgttgtttttttattgtaaagaTTTGGCACATCATTTATCACATAACCCTTCTTTTTAAATCAGTAGACTTGTGATTCTTTGTCTTAATAATTTTTGATAACCGATCAATTTGGCTTTGAATGGATAATTTCGCACAATTTACTAtcttcattttatattataaaaatttcaagctttgtctaaatttattaattgatgaatatatataatttatatatatatatatagatttattaacatctatataaatctatacaagactaaaaagttttatattatggaaCCGAGTGACGCGTACTCTTGCCAAAGAGGATCAAACACGAAGTGCTTTTCCCATGTGGGCGGCCATGTTATTCCTACATTTATATGGGTATCCACCTCAAGGATATTGTCAATTTGCCATGCATCCAAATCGACGACTACTTTATTTCCTATTTCCCTTCAATTATTCATCCCGCCCTCTTCCATCCCCCGTTATCTTATTGGACtttagaaaggaaaaaaaatcaactgtaTAGCTgcttgaaaaaaacaaataaattaaaaaaccagTTTGGACTTGGATTTGTGTGTTCACTTAATTTACAGAAGAATTTTCCCaatttttagggaaaaatcATCTAAGAACTTccctggaaaaaaaaagcaagataCAATGGCTCTTAAAGgcaagtaaatatttttagacgGTATTACGTATTACCAAACTAAGAGCTTTGTCATTTcatttctgtttatgtttataagccaaaatttgaatttcaaccttaaatttaaagttacttttcatgctttgtttttagaatgttaaaaatacacatataaaaattttattataaaatatttttcgtttgtaaatatataaaaaaaaagtcaaacgataacCCCATGAACCATAAAACTGTAAACTGGAAATGGATGATAAGGACTTCTCAAATGATCACATCTTCTATCAGAAACCACAATCGAGGATGTGACTGTAGCTGTATTCATGTCTGCCAGAGAGCATGTACCCCCTTTGAAACACATTTCGACGTCGATATAAAGTACACGGGGTAGGATTAATATCATCTAGCAAGAGGAGCTTTGTATTCTTGGCGTTTACCCTAAAATAGTTCATAAGGTCAACTTGGTGACATGACGTAGCAAAGTTTCGCCCGAGAGTAAAGGAACGAATCGATTGGATTTAGTTTGGATTTATATGCTCGATCAGTAACTTAAGGGGACATAGCATATTATTTTAAGAGAATTTGGATCTATATGCTGGAGCATATATAAGCTGGATATAACCTATTAATTTGGATTTATATGCTAGAGCATATATAAGCTTTATAGAAACACAATTCTTCTCAAGCGGTGCTAAcaagtatatatgtgtttttttcccattatacccttttgtttttttatgtttgatggCGTTAACATAAAATATGTCATGTTTGACCAACTTtttaatgacaaaaaaaacaaaaagttaggataaatatataatcgcTTTGagaagataaataatcaaacttatatatgtttaaaaatcaACTGTCTTAGTAgcttacagaaaaaaaaaatatggtagtatgtaatttcttaataaaacgaataatcaagcataaaattaaaagtcaatgttgtTCATAGCTTACACAAATAATCACATGTGAAACCCAATATTGTTGCACACATAAATTTTCaatacttttgctattgatcaaacgtttgattttttttctgtcaaacaTGCGCGCAATGAATGGGGCTGGGGAGGGCGTGTATGAGCCTTTTGACTTGCATACATGCcttcagattatcatccaacaacAGTGACCGAATTTGAttgatagaattaaaattttcaaatatttgatcactcGGCGGaccaattttcaaatatagtAACAACACCATGCACGCATGCGCATAATACCCATGCTACATGAATCGTGCACATTATTGAACATGGAAAGGATCAACGAGAAATTgcacataatattttatcaaactAAAACTAAGCATCAACGACGACAGAGTCGGCCTTGTTCTACTCAAGAAAAGGGTAGTCCATGTACCTGACAACGGGGTCCTGCGTGTAGAAGGTGTTGCAATCATACTTGTTCAATGGCGCGTCGAGCTCGAACCTCCTCGGCAAGTCAGGGTTCGCCAAGAAGAGCCTCCCGAAGGAGATGAGGTCGGCGTAGCCACTCTCCACCGCCCTGTTCCCTTCCTCCCGGTCAtacccgccggcgacgatgaaGGTGCCCCTGAACGCCTTCCTGAAGGGCAGCAGGCCGTGCTGGATTCGCCGGCGGCCGTCGACGATGCTCATGTGGGGCTCCTATTAGGATCTATTGGATCATCTAGAGTTCTAGCTCTAGTTCGGTGTCTCTATTTGCATGGATGAATGGAATTGTACGGCATGTCAAGGATgaggttagggttagggtacGACTGGTGGAGCCGCTCgcagaggaagaagacgatcCCGCCATCATCATCGGTGTGCGGCTTCGgctgacggcggcgacggtggttgGCGACGTCCCGGCGAGGTCACGGTTGTGGTCGTGGAAGTCCCAGCGAGGTCGAGGTTGTGGTGCGGCTATGGCGTTCCCGTCATTGGCTGCACCCCCTCTCTAATCAGATTAGGGTTTTTGTTGGGTGGAgtggtgacggcggcggtgaatcTCGTGTCCAGTGCCACGCCGGCCTCCACCCCCTTTATATGGCGTAGGGTGACAGGGCCCACCAGCCTATTGGGCTGGGCGCCTCGATTAGGCGCGGTCAAGGCCCCCTCTTGAGCCGTTGGGCTCAAGGAGGTGGGAGATCAATATAACATTCTCTCCCTTGATCTCACTATTTCTTTTAGGCTTTTTCCATTCCATCACAGGTTTGCACATAGAGCATGTTTCATCATCTTAGTTAATTATCGATGGATTCCACAACCACTATACACAACTCTATTTAGAAACAGATACTTTACTTTTGGGCCATATAGTCTAGGATTCATAAGGCTTCCCATAAACCCATGTCGGTTACATGTTCCTTGAACACGTTGGGTGGTAGGCTTTTTGTGAGCGGATCCGCGAGCATTTTATCTGTTCTAATGTGCTCGAGACTAATTGTTTGATCCCGGACTTTGTTTTTCACAACATAGTACTTTatgtcaatgtgtttggcagcACCACTTGACTGATTGTTGTGAGCGTACATTACTGCGGTTCATTGTCGCAGTATAACTTTAGTGGTTTCTCAATATTGTCAACCACCTTTAAACCGGTTATGAGTTTTTTAAGCCAGTTCACCTGCCATGTTGCCTCATAGCATGCTATAAACTCGGCATACATTGTAGACCCTGTGGTGATCGTCTGTTTTGagctttttcatgaaatagcTCCTCCCGCAAGAGTAAACACGTATCCCGATGTCGACTTTGTGTTGTCTATTGCAAAGTCAGAATCAGAGTACCCCACTACCTAGAGCGATTCTGATCTTCTGTAAGACAGCATGAGGCCTTTTGTTCCTTGCAAATAACACAAGATTTTCTTTACTAATTTCTAGTGCTCTGGCCTGGATTACTCTGAAATCTGCTAAGTAACCCGGTAACAAATGCCAAGTCAAGTCGTGTGCACACTTGCGCGTACTGTAGGCTTTCTACAGCTGACGCATAAGgcttttgttttcatttcattGAGCTCATATTGATTTCTGAGACACTGCGATGCCCCATACTTTTCGCCTTTTACTATGGGAGCAGGTGAAGAACTACAGTTGGACATGTTGAATTTCTTCAACaccttttctatatatgtctTTTGGGAAAGTCCCAATGCGTACTTTCTTCTATCTCGGTGAATCTCTATGCCCAAAACATATGAAGGCCCACCGAGGTctttcatgtcaaaatttgatgacaagaatttctttgtttcctGCAGTAGACTGACATTATTACTAGCTAGTAAAATGTCATCCACATACAGAATCAGGAAAATAAATCTCCCATTCTTAAACTTTGAATAAATACAGTTGTTCTCAACATTCTCTTGAAACCCAAATTTCTTTACTGTCCCATCAAACTTTAAGTACCACTGTCTCGAAGCTTGCTTTAACCCATAGATTGATCTCTTCAACTGGCATCCCAtactttcattttcttttatgacAAAACCTTTCGGTTGTGCCATATATACTTTTTCCTCCAAATCACCATTTAGGAATGCTGTTTTTACATCCATCTGATGTAATTCCAAATCATAATGTGCCACcaatgtcattataattccGAAGGAATCTTTACACGAGACTGGAGAAAATGTCTCGttgtaatcaattccttctcttTGCGTGAAACCTTTTGCCACAAGTCGTGCcttaaacttttatgtattcTCTCTAGAGTCATATTTGGTTTTGTAGACTCATTTACAGCCCACTGTTTTGGCTCCTTTAGGAATTTATTCTAAATCCCAGacatcatttaatttcattgatttcatttcatctttcattGCTTCCAACCATTCAGATGAACGGGCGCTTCTCATGGCCTCTTCATATAAGGTGGGATCATCCTGCATATGAGactattctatattataaacttCATAGTCATCACGGATAGCCGATCTTCAGACTCTTTCAGACCTTCTAGGGGCGTTCTGGCACATTATCTGTTTGAGGCTATTGAGGCTCCTTCTCTTGTGTGGCACTAGTTTCTGTTGGATCATGTATGACAGGTTCCTCACTTTCATTCATTGTTGCCACATGAGAGGTAACAATAGGAAGTGGTACCGTAACGTCAAACGGAATTGACGGAGTTGGCCCAACATCAGCAGGTAGAGAGAAGGAAGGTTCTTGAGTCGACAGAGCGGGTTATGACACCCACCTCTCCTCAAGATCAATCTCTCGAACTACCGAGCTCCCCCTAATTATCTCGTCTTCCAAGAAGATGGCATGTCTCGTTTCTACAAACTTTGTATAATTATCGGGACAGTAGAAATTATAACCCTTCGATCTTTCAGGATAGCCATTGTTAGGATCTATTGGATCATCTAGGGTTCTAGCTCTAGTTCGGTGTCTCTATTTGCATGGATGAATGGAATTGTATGGCATGTCAATGATgaggttagggttagggtacCGACCGGTGGAGCCGCTCACAGAGGAAGAAGACAATCCCGCCATCATCATCGGTGTGCGGCTTCAgctgacgacggcgacggtggtcggcgacgtcCCGGCGAGGTCACGGTTGTGGTCGTGGAAGTCCCAGTGAGGTCGAGGTTGCGGTGTGGCTATGGCGTTCCCGTCACTGGCTGCGCCCCCTCTCTGATCGGATTAGGGTTTTTGTTGGGTGaagtggcgacggcggcggtgaatcTCGTGTTCAGTGCCACGCCGGCCTCCACCCTTTTATATGGTGCAGGGTGACAGGGCCCACCAGCCTATTGGGCTAGGCGCCCCGATCAGACGCGGTCAAGGCCCCCTCTTGAGCCGTTGGGCTCAAGGAGGTGGGAGATCAATATAATAGCTCCACCATGTGGCAGTAGAGGGAGCCGCCGTGCCTGTTGAGCTGCGCCACCATGTGCACGCCGAGCGCCTCCAGGTCGGAGTCGACGTAGTCCATGAAGTCCAGGAACGGCGACAGCCAGACGCCGACGCGGCCCGTgccgacctcgccgacgacggcaTCGATCACCTCGACGGCGAAGCGGCACCGGTTCTCGAGGCTGCCGCCGTACTCGTCGGCGCGGTCGTTGGAGCTGTCCTTCATGAACTGCTCCAGGAAGTAGCTGTTGGCGCCGTGGATCTCCACACCGTCGAACCCGGCCTCGATGGCGTTGCGCGCGGCGAGCCTGAAGTCGTCGACGATCCGGGGGATCTCGTCGGCGCGCAGCCGCCTGGGCTTGGAGTACACGATGCCTGATCCGTCCGGCGTGATCTGCTTATCGGAGCACGAGATCGGGGCCTGCCCATTTGGCTGGTAGTCTGTTTGGTCCCCGTGTTTTGCACAGGCAAAAAAACAGCACAATTTAGAACATAGTtcaaaaataactctaaatttaacgttaaaaatctaaattttggtgtaagcgaaaagatattGTGGGATGTAAACGTGATCATGTACCGTTGGTGGAGACCCTGCCGACGTGCCAGAGCTGGCAGATGAAGAGCGCGCCCTTGCGGTGGACGGCGTCGACGATGGGCCTCCACGCCTCGACCTGCTCCCGCGTCCAGACGCCGGGGGTCTACGGGTAGCCCTGCGCGGTGGCGGACACGCCCGTGGCCTCTGTGATGAGGAGGCCGCCGCTGGTGGCGCGCTGCGAGTAGTACAGCGCCGcgtgctgcggctgcggcacGTTGCCGTAGGAGCGGCACCGCGTCATCGGCGAGAGCACCACCCGGTGGGACAGCTCGAGGAGGagctgctcgtcgccggcctgcTGCCTGTACGGCGTCAGCAGCGGGATCGCGCCACTGATTGTAATTCAATCCAAATCCGctccaattcatttatttgctaattagtctaccaaaccagtccgtatcaattattttttattgggatccaatccaaaccaatccaactttgattttagcaCAACTcgcaccaacccatttggttaaaatggattcaaccCACTCTTACAAAAtggatgcaccatttgatatgtataaactcggatctaaaattttaaaactcgcgttcctattataaaagtttatcaaatttggctgaaatttagtgggatgatctgttatgtataaaagcaactttgtgtaaattttggtcgatttctacatgtgggccccacatatgtctattatcttatccattaACTATCCAATTAAAGGGCACATTTACCCTtcacgggttaaatccatttagaacttaaaataacctaaccaaatccagtccataccaatctATTTGTATCtgtaatccaatccaatctagACCATCTGAAGttacaatccatttgcacTAACTAAAtacaattcaaattaaaaccaatCCATTTAACccatttccatccaacccattagccGGCCTAATCGCGGCGTGGTTCACCATGTCGAattctcgatcgatcggggaTTCTTCTCGCGTGCCGTTCGACTACTGCTCGGTGATTCTTGCGGTCTAGACTTTTTGCGCTTCTTGTTTGCTGAAATGCTAACGCTTTTGGGCCGCGCTGAAGATGATTGCGGCTGCTGGTATTTTTAAGTGTTTCGTGCGTGCTCGAGGATCCGGCTCGTGTGTGGGACCGGTGGGCGGCGGCTCGgtgcactcatctttgatcattgACCGGAATCTGATCTGATTATCATTTTCTCCATTGATCCCGGCTTGGTTCTTCTTCTCCGGTCCGGGTCGTCTGTGCATAAGCGCAGACGTCTACTGTTCACGGGAGACGAACATTAGAAAATACATATGAAACGGCTTTTTTATcgtccaaaaattttaatacctcaaCATACAATGTACCTCAAAGTATTAAACTTTTACACCAAGAGGTAAGGTAAAAATGTTCCATATAACAAGTGTTAAGAGTACTGTAGCTACGGTGTTGTGCAACTGTTGTTTACTCCTGCAGCGATTACGATAAGCTAAGCTATCCGTTGGATGGATTACGGTAAGCCATCCGTTTTGATccaacgataaaaaaaatccaaatacaCCATACTACAGCTTTGTGCAGTAGTTATATGCTACTTGTGAGGATCCTAGTCCCTTTTTCTCTTGTTCTGACGTTACAATTTTGCGGACTAtattttcgtttatgtttataagttaaaatttaaattcttaaccttaaatatggagttgattttggagttttttcatcgaagtttattttttaaccttagcaTTTAGATCGctgagaatacatatataaattttttattcataaattactttttatatatgaatattatatttgacttttttttctttaaacacCCAGACAATCCCCTTGAGTTCCTTCGCCTCCTTTGCTGCTAGCTGCAGCAGCCACTGGCCCACTGTCGTTCTCACGCAGTTACGGACAGGGAAGGAAATACTTTGGTTATTCTTTTTCATACCCAAAACTGATGAAAGTTTGAGTAGTCTCTCTCAGCATACCCAAAACTGATGAAAGTTTGAGTAGTCTCTCTCAGCATGACTAGGTGATGACGAGAGCACAAGAAAGCTATACATGAGTGATCAGATAATTAGATATTCTGATAGCCAATCGCCCATGTGCCCGTTTGCAATATATTCATAtgagcatttttctttttattgggTAGGTACTACgagatatcactgttttctatgtaaaatttagtatcttttagtacctaaggtatcaagagataataaattttataaaatagtgATACCTCCTAATACTTTCTCAAGGAGgttaaaattgctctattcatatatatatatatatatatgataatgcTCCACTAGTGATAACCATTCTATTTAATTTGCTGCAAAAAAAACACGACCTGTGTGGATTATGTGCGGTTCGGCCAGCTGAGTGAATAATTGTTCATGCACCAGATGACTGTAGCATCCATCAGTGAAATGAATTCGAAATATGATCTGGTTCCTACTAATCACGGGGTAATAGTTATAGTTGACTTTGGTATTTAGTACATTTCCTCGTAGTGTTAGTTATGTTATACGAATATAGCAACTTCAATTGCTCTTCAATCTGAATGTTATCAAACTTCTGTCTCGCGCATGATATAAATGTTGCATTCCTACGAGGCAATGTCAATATTTTCAttaatcatgttttttatataattattatggCTATATCGAGATGCTTGGTTTGATCGGGGATCATCGGTTTAAAGCAGTTAACCATATcggcaattttatcattcttgataATATACCGAGAGTTTACTATTTACCTCAATGTAATTTCTCAAGaaccataaattttatataaattttatatgaatgttGCTTTctcaataattataaaatttacatgaatATTGCATACATACCCTAGTAGTTCGGAATCTTACTGATATACACTTGTTCTTGGcttctttatatattttctcctCCTCGCTCCACGAcgtaagattttttagatttatacgAATTTTAAtgaatatagaaaaaagatacaaattatatatattcatcattgGAAAAATCTAGGTAAAGCTccacttataatataaaacagggCAGTACTTTTTAGAAGCTGAATTCTAAAGAATTACCACCTATGattcttttatttaatgtctttgacttataaatctatatttaaccatttatcttattcaaaaatttgtataattattaattattttattgtgatttattttatcgaCAAATgtactttaagtatgatttataattttgtatatttgtaaaaataaataaaataaatattcaatCTAAGAAATAAAGgcatcaaatgaaaaaaagaaagtgtaTGTGGTTTGATTGAATCTACCGGTTCAATTACTTGAAAAAACTTTTAGTCGGATCTAACCAAAGTGAGTATCTGTTTTTCTTCGACCCAGTCTATTTTTTAGTTGGTCTATACGTGACTATATTCAACCGGATATATAcagtcatttttttatttaaaattcgggAACTTAGTCACCTTGGGTGTTACTCAGGTAACTGCAATCATTTGGTCCGGTCCAGTCCGGTCTCAATAATTACGCTTTCTTTAAGATAATTAACCCGATTGAGCGACTGTCATGAATCCTGATTGCTCAAGTGTTGGAGCCGACAAAACAGTTCAGCCAACTTTTCTAAAGGTCAAAGGGAACCAAGTAGGGACGAAATTATTTAGGTCCAATAGGAAGCATCGATCGGAGAAGATAGCCAAGCATGGCAGCACAACTCTGGGGATTTTGGCCTTTTCATGGAGAAAtgaaacattatatttataaattaaaaataatttataaacaaaactttttttacGGGTTCCTAACGATTTAGAATgcatgctaaaaataaactataataaaaacacacaaaaatgattttaaatttaaagctaaaaatttaaagtttaacttaAAACTATAGGtataaaaaaagagcaaaacGAATAAACCCAACAAACTCGACGGTGACGGGGGACCATGCCCAAAGATGGTGGAGTAATGTGCTCAATGCTCATACGCCGTGGCAACGTCAGTGAATACGTCCGGCGCACCGGTGTTGTGTTGACGAATAGTGTTGCCTCTTGCTGGCTCACTATGCGACAAAAGAACATCACTGATCGATCCCCTAAATCATCTGTGACGGTAAACTGATCTCATCATGTACTTGTGGGCTAGGATAAAGCCACGTCGCCCCCCACCTTAACCATACATGCTTAGATTTCTTAATTACGCCCTCTTACATTAAAGGGGGCTGGGCTGACCTAAAGACTTTGGCCGCGTTAGGTTTTAGGCCATGTTTTtttcagcttaagattattataatctagattattaagtcagattactataagctagattgttataatctgt contains the following coding sequences:
- the LOC102718564 gene encoding LOW QUALITY PROTEIN: putative 12-oxophytodienoate reductase 5 (The sequence of the model RefSeq protein was modified relative to this genomic sequence to represent the inferred CDS: substituted 2 bases at 2 genomic stop codons), which encodes MVNHAAIRPANGLDGNGGAIPLLTPYRQQAGDEQLLLELSHRVVLSPMTRCRSYGNVPQPQHAALYYSQRATSGGLLITEATGVSATAQGYPXTPGVWTREQVEAWRPIVDAVHRKGALFICQLWHVGRVSTNDYQPNGQAPISCSDKQITPDGSGIVYSKPRRLRADEIPRIVDDFRLAARNAIEAGFDGVEIHGANSYFLEQFMKDSSNDRADEYGGSLENRCRFAVEVIDAVVGEVGTGRVGVWLSPFLDFMDYVDSDLEALGVHMVAQLNRHGGSLYCHMVEPHMSIVDGRRRIQHGLLPFRKAFRGTFIVAGGYDREEGNRAVESGYADLISFGRLFLANPDLPRRFELDAPLNKYDCNTFYTQDPVVRYMDYPFLEXNKADSVVVDA